The Campylobacter concisus sequence TAAATCTAAGCTACCATAGTCAAATCGATCAAGCAAAAGAGAGACTAAAAGGCGAAAAAGCAATCGGTACGACTGGAAAAGGCATCGGACCAACTTATGCTGATAAAATAAGCAGAAGTGGTCATAGAGTAGGCGAGCTACTTGAGCCAGAGCGTTTGTGCGATGCTTTGATGCATGATTTTGAGACAAACAAATGTGTATTTGACGCACTTGGTGTAAAAATTCCTAATGAGAACGAATTGCTTGAAGAGCTAAAAAGATATAAAGAGGTTTTAGCTCCATTTATCGCAAATACTACAAACCTAGTGTGGAAGGCACTTGATGAAAATAAAAAGGTATTACTTGAAGGCGCTCAGGGCACGCTTTTAGATATCGACCATGGCACATATCCATACGTAACTAGCTCAAATACCATAAGTGCAGGTGCTTGCACAGGTCTTGGACTAAATCCAAAGGAAATCGGTGAAGTAATAGGCGTCATAAAGGCATATACAACTCGTGTTGGCTTTGGTCCTTTCCCAACAGAAGATAAAGGTACGAGTGGCGATAAGATGTGCGATATCGGCAAGGAATTTGGCACAACAACAGGTCGCCGCAGACGTTGTGGATGGTTTGATGCTGTGAGTGTAAAATATGCTTCAAGGCTTGACGGTGTCGATACTTATGCGCTTATGAAGCTTGATGTACTTGATGGATTTGAAGTGGTAAAAATTTGCAAAGCTTATCAATATAATGGTGAAACGATTGATTATATGCCGACAGATCTTGAAAATGCAACTCCTATCTATGAAGAACTTGCAGGCTGGGATAGCGTAAAAGGCATAAGCAAATATGAAGACTTGCCAGCAAATGCAAGAGCCTATATCGAAAGAATAGAAGAGCTAACTGGCGTAAAGATCGGCTACATCTCAACAAGCCCTGAAAGAAGCGATACGATCATTAGATGAAAAGCAAATTTACCTCTATCGTCCGTGTAAAAAAACAAGAGATGGATAAGGTAGAGGCAAAGCTTGCCGTTGCTAGGCTTAATGTAAGAAATTTTGAAGAAAATTTAGTGCATTTAAGAGCAAGGCTTGAGGAGTTTTGCTTGCCAAAAAGTGGCAATATAGGCGAGTTAAAGGAAAATTTAGAGCTTATAAAGATAGCAAGGCAAGAGTTAAATGCCTGCAAAGAGAGCCTTGAGATAGCCAAAAAAGAGGTTTCGCATTACGAACATAAATATAAAAATGCAAATTTAGAGTACGAAAAGATGAAATATCTAGAAAAAGAAGAGTTTAAAAAAGAGATAAAACGCATACAAAAGGCTGAAGCACTTGCACTTGATGAGTTTGCGGTGATGAAATTTACAGCTAAGAGCGAGTTGTGATGAGAGCGGTTTTATTACTCTTAACTATTTTAAATTTTGCATTTTGTTTTGAA is a genomic window containing:
- a CDS encoding adenylosuccinate synthase, giving the protein MRKADLVVGVQWGDEGKGKIVDMLGLNYDMICRSQGGHNAGHTIWVDGVRYALHLVPSGILHKNIINIIGNGVVVCPEVLITEMAQFENLEGRLYISDKAHLNLSYHSQIDQAKERLKGEKAIGTTGKGIGPTYADKISRSGHRVGELLEPERLCDALMHDFETNKCVFDALGVKIPNENELLEELKRYKEVLAPFIANTTNLVWKALDENKKVLLEGAQGTLLDIDHGTYPYVTSSNTISAGACTGLGLNPKEIGEVIGVIKAYTTRVGFGPFPTEDKGTSGDKMCDIGKEFGTTTGRRRRCGWFDAVSVKYASRLDGVDTYALMKLDVLDGFEVVKICKAYQYNGETIDYMPTDLENATPIYEELAGWDSVKGISKYEDLPANARAYIERIEELTGVKIGYISTSPERSDTIIR
- a CDS encoding flagellar export protein FliJ: MKSKFTSIVRVKKQEMDKVEAKLAVARLNVRNFEENLVHLRARLEEFCLPKSGNIGELKENLELIKIARQELNACKESLEIAKKEVSHYEHKYKNANLEYEKMKYLEKEEFKKEIKRIQKAEALALDEFAVMKFTAKSEL